A window of Syngnathoides biaculeatus isolate LvHL_M chromosome 9, ASM1980259v1, whole genome shotgun sequence contains these coding sequences:
- the cxxc4 gene encoding CXXC-type zinc finger protein 4 isoform X2, whose translation MANLSSALCIENGQNTDVSLLQKDNLQDGGLSQLLDYNAEMESARIGMSPWNCDNAMLWGRKSTAINPNRTSMHRNDSQRPGKPGVPPETLQMANNNFLSTLSPEHCRPLAGECMNKLKCGAAEAEIMNLPERVGTFSAIPALGGISLPPGVIVMTALHSPAASAAVTDSAFQIANLADCPQNNSSASSGNPAKKKRKRCGVCAPCRRLINCGVCSSCRNRKTGHQICKFRKCEELKKKPGSSLERTPVTNGEAFRWFF comes from the exons ATGGCTAACCTAAGCAGCGCGCTTTGCATTGAAAACGGACAAAACACGGACGTGTCGCTCTTACAAAAGGATAATCTTCAGGACGGTGGATTAAGCCAGCTTTTGGATTATAACGCGGAAATGGAAAG CGCCAGGATTGGCATGTCCCCTTGGAACTGCGATAACGCCATGCTTTGGGGGAGGAAATCGACGGCAATAAACCCTAATAGGACCAGCATGCATAGAAATGACTCCCAGAGGCCGGGTAAGCCTGGCGTTCCGCCAGAGACGCTGCAAATGGCAAATAATAATTTCCTCTCTACCTTATCCCCCGAACACTGCAGACCTTTAGCGGGAGAATGCATGAACAAGCTGAAATGCGGCGCCGCCGAAGCAGAGATAATGAATCTCCCTGAACGCGTTGGAACTTTTTCAGCTATTCCGGCTTTAGGGGGCATCTCATTACCTCCCGGGGTCATCGTCATGACAGCCCTTCACTCCCCCGCAGCCTCGGCAGCCGTTACAGACAGTGCGTTTCAAATTGCCAATCTGGCAGACTGCCCGCAGAATAATTCCTCGGCGTCGAGTGGAAACCCGGctaagaagaagaggaaaaggtGCGGGGTCTGCGCGCCCTGCAGGCGGCTAATCAACTGCGGTGTCTGCAGCAGTTGTCGGAACCGCAAAACGGGCCACCAGATCTGCAAGTTTAGGAAATGCGAGGAGCTGAAGAAGAAGCCCGGCTCGTCGCTGGAG
- the cxxc4 gene encoding CXXC-type zinc finger protein 4 isoform X1 — protein sequence MANLSSALCIENGQNTDVSLLQKDNLQDGGLSQLLDYNAEMERYRSFANFYKTNGAFPQTAKIARITTPIFPSARIGMSPWNCDNAMLWGRKSTAINPNRTSMHRNDSQRPGKPGVPPETLQMANNNFLSTLSPEHCRPLAGECMNKLKCGAAEAEIMNLPERVGTFSAIPALGGISLPPGVIVMTALHSPAASAAVTDSAFQIANLADCPQNNSSASSGNPAKKKRKRCGVCAPCRRLINCGVCSSCRNRKTGHQICKFRKCEELKKKPGSSLERTPVTNGEAFRWFF from the coding sequence ATGGCTAACCTAAGCAGCGCGCTTTGCATTGAAAACGGACAAAACACGGACGTGTCGCTCTTACAAAAGGATAATCTTCAGGACGGTGGATTAAGCCAGCTTTTGGATTATAACGCGGAAATGGAAAGGTACCGCTCTTTTGCGAACTTTTACAAAACCAACGGGGCGTTCCCGCAGACTGCCAAAATCGCCCGCATCACGACGCCCATTTTCCCCAGCGCCAGGATTGGCATGTCCCCTTGGAACTGCGATAACGCCATGCTTTGGGGGAGGAAATCGACGGCAATAAACCCTAATAGGACCAGCATGCATAGAAATGACTCCCAGAGGCCGGGTAAGCCTGGCGTTCCGCCAGAGACGCTGCAAATGGCAAATAATAATTTCCTCTCTACCTTATCCCCCGAACACTGCAGACCTTTAGCGGGAGAATGCATGAACAAGCTGAAATGCGGCGCCGCCGAAGCAGAGATAATGAATCTCCCTGAACGCGTTGGAACTTTTTCAGCTATTCCGGCTTTAGGGGGCATCTCATTACCTCCCGGGGTCATCGTCATGACAGCCCTTCACTCCCCCGCAGCCTCGGCAGCCGTTACAGACAGTGCGTTTCAAATTGCCAATCTGGCAGACTGCCCGCAGAATAATTCCTCGGCGTCGAGTGGAAACCCGGctaagaagaagaggaaaaggtGCGGGGTCTGCGCGCCCTGCAGGCGGCTAATCAACTGCGGTGTCTGCAGCAGTTGTCGGAACCGCAAAACGGGCCACCAGATCTGCAAGTTTAGGAAATGCGAGGAGCTGAAGAAGAAGCCCGGCTCGTCGCTGGAG